A stretch of the Erinaceus europaeus chromosome 23, mEriEur2.1, whole genome shotgun sequence genome encodes the following:
- the ACP5 gene encoding tartrate-resistant acid phosphatase type 5, producing MLPWTALVLLFLQASLALGYPLTPALRFLAVGDWGGVPNAPYYTARETANAKEMARAVKNLGADFILSLGDNFYFTGVRDAEDKRFQETFEDVFSDPALRNVPWYVLAGNHDHLGNVSAQMAYSKVSRRWHFPSLYYRLRARVPSSNASVSLLLLDTVSLCGVSDDFADGLPRGPRSPEAARAQWAWLRAQLAAARDDFVLVAGHYPVWSVAEHGPTHCLQRRLLPLLAQHRVTAYLCGHDHNLQFLQDEQGLGFVLSGAGNFMDPSKKHARKVPKGYLRFHYGEETSLGGFVHVEITPKEMAVTYLEASGKSLYKTKLPRRPRT from the exons ATGCTGCCCTGGACGGCACTGGTGCTGCTCTTCCTACAGGCCAGTCTGGCCCTGGGGTACCCCCTGACCCCCGCTCTGCGCTTCCTGGCCGTGGGGGACTGGGGTGGGGTCCCCAACGCCCCCTACTACACCGCCCGGGAGACGGCCAACGCCAAGGAGATGGCCAGAGCCGTCAAGAACTTGGGGGCTGACTTCATCCTCTCCCTGGGCGACAACTTCTACTTCACGGGCGTGAGGGATGCTGAGGACAAGAGGttccag GAGACCTTTGAGGATGTGTTCTCGGACCCTGCGCTTCGCAACGTGCCCTGGTACGTGCTGGCAGGGAACCACGACCACCTGGGTAATGTCTCCGCCCAGATGGCCTACTCCAAGGTGTCCAGGCGCTG gcACTTCCCCAGCCTGTACTACCGGCTGCGCGCCCGCGTCCCGAGCTCCAACGCGTCCGtgtcgctgctgctgctggacaCGGTGTCGCTGTGCGGGGTCTCCGACGACTTCGCCGACGGCCTCCCGCGCGGACCCCGCAGCCCCGAGGCGGCGCGCGCACAGTGGGCCTGGCTCCGGGCGCAGCTGGCGGCGGCCCGCGACGACTTCGTGCTGGTGGCCGGGCACTACCCGGTGTGGTCGGTGGCCGAGCACGGCCCCACCCACTGCCTGCAGCGTCGCCTGCTGCCCCTGCTCGCCCAGCACCGCGTCACGGCCTACCTGTGCGGACACGACCACAACCTGCAg TTCCTGCAGGACGAGCAGGGCCTGGGCTTCGTGCTGAGCGGGGCAGGCAACTTCATGGACCCCTCCAAGAAGCATGCCCGGAAGGTCCCCAAAGGCTACCTGCGTTTCCACTATGGAGAGGAGACTTCTCTGGGCGGCTTCGTGCATGTGGAGATCACCCCCAAAGAGATGGCCGTCACCTACCTGGAGGCCTCAGGCAAGTCCCTCTACAAGACCAAGCTGCCTCGACGCCCCAGGACCTGa